The Echinicola rosea genome has a segment encoding these proteins:
- a CDS encoding UPF0158 family protein: MLKLTEKEIATIANYLLKGKVCYYQEDKKIIHHLPDEEENFNENLTPEEEDLLDEIDADPMNYAEFVKMEFAQESLLMDQFVERFVEDKSFQEDLYDALTKSKAMERFTFLIEESNTYKQKWLDYRLEKYKDWVMEQVDSYNTLED; the protein is encoded by the coding sequence ATGCTTAAACTAACAGAAAAAGAAATTGCCACCATTGCCAATTATTTATTAAAAGGCAAGGTTTGCTATTATCAGGAGGACAAAAAAATCATTCATCACCTTCCCGACGAGGAGGAAAACTTCAATGAGAACTTGACTCCTGAAGAAGAGGATCTGCTGGATGAAATTGATGCGGATCCAATGAATTATGCTGAATTTGTGAAAATGGAATTTGCTCAGGAATCGCTCCTAATGGATCAATTTGTTGAACGGTTTGTGGAGGACAAGTCTTTCCAAGAAGACCTGTATGATGCGCTTACCAAAAGCAAGGCCATGGAAAGGTTTACCTTTTTGATTGAAGAATCAAATACATATAAGCAGAAGTGGCTTGATTATCGCCTTGAGAAATATAAAGATTGGGTAATGGAGCAAGTGGATAGCTACAATACCCTGGAAGATTAG
- a CDS encoding Rossmann-like and DUF2520 domain-containing protein has translation MGKFKIAVIGTGNVAWHLAPALENAGHTVTEIYSRDYHRAEKIINQLYTAEAKTDLDFSESEAQLYIIAVTDAAISQIADAIILPENSILVHTSGSMPLDVLNYSSASYTGIFYPLQSFSKSRQMDIDEVPFLLESDDQATLQVLRKLAKSLSPHCYVVKSKDRKALHIAAVFASNFTNHMIRIAEEVMRRQGLDFEMLQPLIIEQISKTLEMGAKAAQTGPAVRGDLNVLDMHHQFLNYNDQIAEIYKIVSQDIIDAN, from the coding sequence ATGGGAAAATTTAAAATAGCCGTAATCGGCACGGGGAATGTCGCTTGGCACTTGGCACCTGCACTGGAAAATGCTGGACATACTGTCACAGAGATTTATAGCCGGGACTATCATCGCGCGGAGAAAATCATCAACCAACTCTATACCGCAGAAGCTAAAACTGACTTGGATTTTTCAGAAAGTGAGGCACAGCTTTATATCATTGCCGTTACGGACGCTGCGATCAGCCAGATCGCTGATGCCATTATTTTGCCCGAAAACAGCATTTTGGTACACACCTCTGGCAGTATGCCCTTGGACGTGCTCAACTACAGCTCTGCAAGCTATACCGGAATTTTTTATCCATTACAGAGTTTTAGCAAATCTCGCCAAATGGATATCGATGAGGTGCCTTTTCTCTTGGAGTCCGATGATCAGGCGACCCTGCAGGTATTAAGGAAACTTGCCAAGAGCCTTTCGCCTCATTGCTATGTGGTCAAGTCCAAAGACAGGAAGGCACTGCATATTGCGGCAGTTTTTGCCAGTAACTTTACCAATCACATGATTCGCATTGCAGAGGAGGTCATGCGACGGCAGGGGCTGGACTTCGAGATGCTACAGCCACTGATCATTGAACAGATCAGCAAGACACTGGAAATGGGTGCCAAAGCTGCCCAAACGGGGCCGGCTGTTCGCGGTGATCTGAATGTGTTGGATATGCATCACCAGTTTCTTAACTATAATGATCAAATAGCTGAAATTTATAAGATCGTCTCGCAGGACATTATTGATGCCAATTGA
- the ccsA gene encoding cytochrome c biogenesis protein CcsA produces MINTFIGNLGHFMVILAFVSAIITAWSYYQYTIVPETEKASWRKFSRVFFYIHAVSAVSIGVILFNIIYNHRFEYFYAYSHSSEALPVHYMISSFWEGQEGSFILWIFWDVLLGLFLIHTNKSWEGPVMVVFSLVQAFLVSMVLGVVIGDLKIGSSPFILLRDVANAPIFQMNPDFVPEDGTGLNPLLQNIWMVIHPPTLFLGYASTLVPFAYLMAGLWTGRYKEWIRPALPWTIFSASILGMGIIMGAYWAYVTLNFGGYWNWDPVENASYVPWLIIVASIHTMITFKKSSTALKTSIVLVITQFILVLYATFLVRSGVLGDTSVHSFTDLGLSGQLLIYLFFFLFVAIFFSVRAWKHIPSSEREASVYSREFWIFIGATTLGLMAFQVILPTSIPVYNAIIEAFGGVSNMAPPADQVEFYTKFQLWFGVVVACLTAVGQFFWWKKMDKAALKSALVTPYLISLLLAAVIISLAQVWDIVYMIIVMAGTFTIVANATILTKLLRKSTFKLAGGSLAHIGIGMMLIGIMFSSGYSDTVSINMSGLTYKRDWEDELNKENVLLWVNQPLQMKDYEVVYRGRHKKLEGVPGYVSVRKLEMTGQQNKAIALEDIVIDGETYHKKGDEVDIVLEENSYFEIEYYQDQKLQFTLFPMSQPNPTMGLISSPDSKHYLTKDLYTHISAINNYDDPEWGEAKEYKATPGEQFHLGDYVTTFEGGEVVNAVEGVELKEGDVAVKANLVVQDHDKQIELAPVFLIRGNQVGRIPVINHDLGIKVQVDNISPEDNQFVFTVNSYQKDYVVMKALVKPYINVLWMGTIIMLMGFGVAIYRRYDEFVKMRDKGLE; encoded by the coding sequence ATGATTAATACCTTTATTGGTAACTTGGGCCATTTCATGGTGATCTTGGCTTTTGTGAGTGCGATCATCACTGCTTGGTCTTATTATCAATACACGATAGTTCCCGAAACGGAAAAGGCCTCCTGGAGAAAATTCAGTAGGGTTTTCTTTTATATTCATGCGGTATCGGCCGTATCCATCGGTGTGATCCTTTTTAATATCATTTATAATCACCGTTTCGAATATTTCTACGCGTACTCCCACTCCTCTGAAGCACTTCCCGTACATTATATGATTTCCAGTTTCTGGGAAGGCCAAGAAGGGAGTTTTATCCTGTGGATATTTTGGGATGTGTTGTTGGGGTTATTCTTGATTCACACCAATAAGTCATGGGAAGGCCCTGTTATGGTGGTCTTTTCACTGGTGCAGGCGTTCTTGGTATCCATGGTCCTGGGCGTGGTGATCGGGGACTTAAAAATAGGAAGCTCGCCGTTTATTCTTTTGAGGGATGTTGCCAATGCCCCTATTTTCCAAATGAACCCTGATTTCGTGCCGGAAGATGGTACGGGACTCAATCCGCTCCTCCAGAATATCTGGATGGTCATCCATCCACCGACCCTTTTCTTGGGCTATGCCTCTACACTGGTGCCTTTTGCTTATTTGATGGCTGGGCTGTGGACAGGACGCTATAAGGAATGGATAAGACCGGCCCTCCCTTGGACGATTTTCTCCGCTTCCATTTTGGGGATGGGCATCATTATGGGCGCTTATTGGGCCTATGTCACGTTGAACTTTGGAGGCTATTGGAACTGGGATCCGGTAGAAAATGCGTCCTATGTGCCTTGGTTGATCATTGTGGCCTCGATCCACACCATGATTACCTTTAAGAAAAGCAGCACAGCCCTGAAGACTTCGATCGTTTTGGTCATTACGCAATTTATCCTCGTGCTCTATGCTACATTCTTGGTGCGAAGTGGTGTGCTGGGAGATACCTCGGTACACTCTTTTACGGATTTGGGTCTTTCTGGCCAATTGCTGATTTACCTGTTCTTTTTCTTGTTTGTGGCGATCTTCTTTTCTGTCAGGGCCTGGAAGCATATTCCCAGTTCGGAAAGGGAAGCTTCTGTTTATTCTCGGGAGTTTTGGATCTTTATCGGTGCCACTACCTTGGGGTTGATGGCTTTTCAGGTGATCCTGCCGACTTCCATTCCTGTTTATAATGCCATCATAGAGGCATTTGGAGGAGTATCGAACATGGCACCTCCTGCAGATCAGGTCGAATTCTACACCAAGTTCCAACTTTGGTTTGGTGTAGTAGTGGCTTGTCTTACCGCGGTGGGGCAGTTCTTCTGGTGGAAAAAAATGGACAAGGCTGCTTTAAAGAGCGCTTTGGTAACTCCTTACCTTATTTCACTGTTATTGGCGGCCGTTATCATCAGCTTGGCCCAAGTATGGGACATCGTTTACATGATCATCGTCATGGCGGGAACGTTCACCATTGTGGCCAATGCCACCATTCTTACCAAATTGCTCCGCAAATCCACCTTCAAGCTGGCCGGTGGATCGCTGGCACACATCGGAATAGGCATGATGCTCATTGGCATCATGTTTTCTTCGGGCTATTCGGATACAGTCAGCATCAACATGTCAGGCCTTACTTATAAGCGGGATTGGGAAGATGAGCTGAACAAGGAGAATGTGCTTCTCTGGGTAAACCAACCCTTGCAGATGAAAGATTACGAGGTGGTTTACCGGGGAAGACATAAAAAGCTAGAGGGTGTACCTGGCTATGTCAGCGTGCGAAAGCTCGAAATGACAGGTCAGCAAAATAAGGCCATTGCGCTGGAAGATATCGTCATAGACGGGGAGACCTATCACAAGAAAGGCGATGAGGTGGACATTGTCCTGGAGGAAAATAGCTATTTTGAAATTGAGTATTACCAAGACCAAAAACTGCAGTTTACGCTGTTTCCCATGTCTCAGCCAAACCCCACCATGGGGCTGATTTCTTCGCCTGATTCCAAGCATTACCTAACAAAGGATCTTTATACACATATATCTGCTATCAACAATTATGACGACCCAGAATGGGGCGAGGCCAAGGAGTACAAAGCCACGCCGGGAGAGCAATTTCATTTGGGAGATTATGTAACGACATTTGAAGGAGGCGAGGTCGTCAATGCGGTAGAGGGGGTAGAACTCAAAGAAGGGGATGTGGCCGTAAAGGCCAATTTGGTGGTGCAAGACCATGATAAACAAATAGAACTGGCACCTGTGTTTCTCATTCGTGGCAATCAAGTGGGGCGAATTCCTGTTATCAACCATGACTTGGGCATCAAAGTGCAAGTGGACAACATAAGCCCCGAGGACAATCAGTTTGTTTTTACGGTAAATAGTTATCAGAAAGACTATGTGGTGATGAAGGCGCTCGTAAAACCGTACATCAATGTGCTGTGGATGGGTACGATCATCATGCTGATGGGCTTTGGCGTGGCCATTTACAGGCGCTATGACGAATTTGTAAAAATGCGGGACAAAGGTCTCGAGTAA
- a CDS encoding cytochrome c maturation protein CcmE domain-containing protein, which translates to MKKGHIIGLGIIAVAIVIIISSIGDASSYESFSTAKEMASNGDEDPIHVVGHLKKDSRGTVTGLEVGEDKTSFTFTMVDNDGTEQQVYYNEPVPADFTRSEQVVVIGAYKTDQMFVADKILMKCPSKYQDNEFRDVTASKN; encoded by the coding sequence ATGAAAAAAGGACATATCATAGGGCTTGGAATTATTGCGGTGGCTATCGTCATTATCATTTCCTCTATCGGTGATGCCAGCTCTTACGAAAGCTTCTCTACTGCAAAGGAAATGGCCAGTAATGGTGACGAAGACCCTATCCATGTGGTCGGCCATTTGAAAAAGGACAGCCGTGGCACTGTCACCGGGTTGGAAGTAGGTGAGGACAAGACCTCCTTTACCTTTACGATGGTCGATAATGATGGTACCGAACAGCAAGTGTACTACAATGAACCTGTTCCTGCTGATTTTACCAGGTCTGAACAAGTCGTGGTCATCGGTGCGTATAAGACCGATCAGATGTTTGTAGCGGACAAGATCCTGATGAAGTGCCCGTCAAAATACCAAGACAACGAGTTCAGAGATGTTACTGCTTCCAAGAATTAA
- a CDS encoding CcmD family protein, translating to MQKWLVVFLLFISLQVMAQEKKEISTEDYENYSVDMADEMRSNGKIYVLVGVIGIVMGGILVYLIGTDKKLSRLEKEFRD from the coding sequence ATGCAAAAGTGGCTTGTGGTTTTCCTGCTGTTTATCAGCCTACAGGTGATGGCACAGGAAAAAAAGGAAATCAGTACCGAAGATTACGAAAACTATAGCGTAGATATGGCCGACGAAATGAGGTCCAATGGAAAAATTTACGTGCTGGTGGGCGTAATTGGAATTGTTATGGGAGGAATTTTGGTTTACCTGATAGGTACAGACAAAAAACTGTCCCGACTTGAAAAAGAATTTAGAGACTGA
- a CDS encoding cytochrome c biogenesis protein, protein MHHNSKVITMRANWWKVLAIILLGYTIIAGLLFEAPRLPILNETIRALHFHVTMWFGMIIMLVVAVIYSVKYLRSGNLQDDDIAIEFTNAAILFGVLGIITGMLWAKFTWGDYWSGDPKQNAAAIGLLIYFAYLILRNSLVDVHQRARIGAVYNIFAFAAFIPLIFVLPRLTDSLHPGNGGNPGFNAYDLDSNLRMVFYPAIIAWTLLGIWLANLRIRAKRLERILEDKLINQ, encoded by the coding sequence TTGCATCACAATAGCAAAGTAATTACCATGCGAGCAAATTGGTGGAAAGTATTGGCGATCATCTTATTAGGGTACACGATCATCGCCGGCCTTCTCTTCGAAGCACCTAGATTACCCATTCTCAATGAAACCATCCGCGCCCTGCATTTTCATGTGACCATGTGGTTTGGTATGATCATTATGCTGGTGGTGGCAGTCATCTATAGCGTGAAATACTTAAGGTCAGGAAATCTCCAGGATGATGATATCGCCATCGAATTTACCAATGCGGCCATCCTTTTTGGTGTCTTGGGCATCATTACCGGCATGCTTTGGGCTAAATTTACTTGGGGAGACTATTGGAGTGGAGATCCTAAACAAAATGCAGCAGCCATTGGCTTGCTCATTTATTTTGCTTACCTCATCCTCAGAAACTCACTGGTGGATGTCCACCAACGCGCCAGGATTGGGGCAGTTTATAATATTTTTGCTTTCGCGGCATTTATCCCGTTGATTTTTGTTTTGCCGCGGCTTACGGACAGCCTTCACCCCGGAAATGGCGGTAACCCGGGCTTTAATGCCTATGATCTGGATAGCAACCTCCGTATGGTCTTTTACCCGGCCATTATAGCCTGGACTTTATTGGGCATATGGCTGGCAAACTTGCGAATAAGGGCCAAGCGCCTCGAACGAATATTAGAAGACAAACTTATCAATCAATAG
- a CDS encoding heme exporter protein CcmB: MWKEIIVLIKKEVTLEWRQKYALNGILLYVVSAVFITYLSVGAKQGTIAVPTWNALYWIIILFSSVNAVAKSFVQEHQGRQLYYYMIASPEGIIISKIIYNTMLTAVLAILGYLVFSVILGNPVQDQGLFVLNLLLGAIGFSACLTMVSGIASKASNNATLMAILSFPIIIPILLMAIRISKNAIDGLDRSVSADKLLTLLAINAIIGTTAYILFPYLWRS, translated from the coding sequence ATGTGGAAAGAAATCATCGTTCTGATCAAAAAAGAAGTTACGCTGGAATGGCGCCAGAAATATGCCCTTAACGGTATATTGCTGTATGTGGTCAGTGCCGTTTTTATCACTTATCTGAGTGTGGGAGCCAAACAAGGGACCATAGCAGTGCCGACATGGAATGCCCTGTATTGGATTATTATCCTGTTTTCTTCCGTAAATGCGGTGGCCAAAAGTTTCGTGCAGGAGCATCAGGGTCGACAGCTTTATTACTATATGATTGCTTCTCCTGAAGGAATCATTATTTCCAAAATCATCTATAATACCATGCTGACAGCAGTTTTGGCGATTTTGGGATACTTAGTTTTTAGTGTTATTCTCGGTAATCCAGTGCAGGATCAAGGGCTTTTCGTGCTGAATTTGCTGTTGGGAGCTATTGGTTTTTCTGCTTGCCTCACAATGGTATCGGGGATTGCCTCTAAGGCCAGCAATAACGCCACCCTCATGGCGATCTTGAGCTTCCCTATCATCATTCCAATCCTGCTGATGGCCATTCGTATTTCCAAAAATGCCATAGATGGATTGGACAGGAGTGTTAGTGCAGATAAATTGCTGACCCTTCTCGCCATTAATGCCATCATTGGCACCACCGCCTACATCCTTTTTCCTTACCTTTGGAGGAGTTGA
- a CDS encoding TlpA family protein disulfide reductase yields the protein MKSTFYLLLLMALLACGKAEQEPAVQLRLDLDHTDNASVLKIYDLSTQLGGELLRPLTSFSADSTGSFLVSMDTVQSGFYGLQVNDKTYTTVYLYDGVDMTVSGDPMKSKELTFSGNGAGEALFHQNFETLSTQTLGAIVEEDDASFVRKLDSAYQSGIKQINAADSLNSEFISNEKALLNARRALYTSYYPRARQRLLQSEVEITLPDSVLSYTSSAIALADEGLLIPEYRRVMDNLNQTAFNQVMNEYSEAHPDEDWGMSKYIQMRMDYILEEEDEALKDYLLAKLTLDAISYYGDDAVALVYDTYREKYPDSQFKAYLEAVNKKWEALAKGKPAKEVEGTAPDGEKVKLSDFEGKVVYLDTWATWCGPCRGEFPAAKVLKEEYKAQDDIVFMYASIDSDKEAWEKFLKNDPEFKGVHLFVDGAWQSELCNDYMIRAIPRYILIDKNGNIANAKAPRPSSGEDIRNEINALL from the coding sequence ATGAAATCAACATTTTATTTATTGCTCTTGATGGCACTACTGGCCTGCGGAAAGGCTGAACAAGAGCCTGCTGTACAACTTAGACTTGACCTTGACCATACCGATAATGCATCTGTTCTGAAAATCTATGACTTATCTACCCAGCTCGGAGGAGAATTGCTGCGACCCCTAACCAGTTTTTCGGCAGATTCTACCGGCAGCTTTCTAGTCTCCATGGACACCGTCCAGTCGGGGTTCTATGGTCTCCAAGTCAATGACAAAACCTATACCACGGTCTATTTATATGATGGTGTTGATATGACGGTATCCGGTGACCCCATGAAATCCAAGGAACTCACCTTTTCAGGGAATGGTGCCGGTGAAGCCCTTTTCCACCAGAATTTTGAAACCCTGTCCACGCAAACCTTGGGGGCCATTGTAGAAGAAGATGATGCAAGTTTTGTGCGGAAACTGGACTCCGCTTATCAGTCAGGTATAAAGCAGATCAATGCAGCAGACTCATTAAACAGTGAATTCATTTCCAATGAAAAAGCTTTACTAAATGCCAGAAGAGCCTTATATACGAGCTACTATCCCAGGGCACGCCAGCGATTATTACAATCTGAAGTAGAAATAACACTACCTGATTCGGTCTTGTCATACACATCTTCAGCCATCGCGTTGGCAGACGAAGGACTGCTTATCCCTGAATACCGAAGGGTAATGGATAACCTAAACCAAACGGCATTCAACCAAGTGATGAACGAATACTCGGAAGCACATCCTGATGAGGATTGGGGAATGTCCAAATACATCCAAATGCGAATGGACTATATCTTGGAAGAGGAGGACGAAGCGTTAAAGGATTACCTTTTGGCCAAGCTGACCCTAGATGCCATCAGTTATTATGGTGATGATGCCGTGGCATTGGTATATGACACCTATCGAGAAAAATATCCTGATTCCCAATTTAAAGCATACCTGGAAGCTGTCAATAAAAAATGGGAGGCGCTGGCCAAAGGAAAACCTGCCAAAGAAGTGGAAGGCACTGCACCTGATGGCGAAAAGGTAAAATTATCAGATTTTGAAGGAAAGGTAGTCTATCTGGACACTTGGGCAACATGGTGTGGCCCCTGCCGTGGGGAATTTCCTGCTGCTAAAGTCCTGAAAGAAGAGTATAAAGCTCAGGATGATATCGTATTTATGTATGCTTCTATAGACAGTGATAAGGAGGCATGGGAAAAGTTTTTGAAAAATGATCCCGAATTCAAAGGGGTTCACCTCTTTGTGGACGGAGCCTGGCAGTCCGAATTGTGCAATGACTATATGATCCGCGCTATTCCCCGTTATATTTTGATCGATAAGAACGGAAATATCGCCAATGCAAAAGCCCCACGGCCCAGCAGTGGTGAGGACATCAGAAATGAAATCAATGCCCTGCTATAA
- the serS gene encoding serine--tRNA ligase: protein MLQVNFIRENFDQAVEGLQKRFFADAKEKLQNVLDLDDERKGTQLERDQLQAESNTISKEIGLLMREGKKDEAETIKNRTAEIKSQIKSLEEKYSEIEESLKQLLYAIPNVPHASVKAGKSADDNEVVLEHGETVSLYDGKEAHWDLIKKYDIVDFELGNKITGAGFPVYKGKGARLQRGLVNFFLDEATKYGYHEVQPPILINEESGYGTGQLPDKEGQMYHVTNDDLFLIPTAEVPITNMYRNVMLKASDLPIKNTAFTPCFRREAGSWGAHVRGLNRLHQFDKVELVQITHPDKSYETLEDMSNYVQELLKKLGLQYRVLRLCGGDTGFTSALTYDMEVYSAAQEMWLEVSSVSNFETYQANRLKLRFKDENKKTILAHTLNGSALALPRIVAAILENNQTEKGIKMPEVLVPYLGFEWID, encoded by the coding sequence ATGCTACAGGTAAATTTTATCCGTGAGAATTTTGACCAGGCAGTGGAGGGATTGCAGAAGCGCTTCTTTGCTGATGCAAAGGAGAAGCTGCAAAACGTCCTGGATTTGGACGATGAAAGGAAAGGAACCCAGCTGGAAAGGGACCAGCTACAGGCTGAATCCAATACTATTTCCAAGGAAATTGGCCTGTTGATGCGAGAAGGTAAAAAAGATGAGGCTGAAACGATCAAAAACCGCACTGCCGAAATCAAAAGCCAGATAAAATCCCTGGAGGAAAAATATAGCGAGATAGAGGAGAGCCTGAAGCAATTGCTTTATGCCATCCCCAATGTACCGCATGCCAGCGTGAAAGCCGGTAAATCAGCGGATGACAATGAAGTGGTCTTGGAGCATGGTGAGACTGTAAGCCTTTATGATGGCAAAGAAGCGCATTGGGATTTGATCAAAAAGTACGATATTGTTGATTTTGAGTTGGGCAATAAAATCACGGGAGCGGGATTTCCGGTCTATAAAGGAAAAGGCGCTCGATTGCAGCGTGGCTTGGTGAATTTTTTCTTGGATGAAGCCACCAAGTACGGTTACCATGAAGTGCAGCCGCCCATACTGATCAATGAAGAAAGTGGCTATGGAACCGGTCAGCTTCCGGACAAGGAAGGTCAGATGTACCATGTCACCAATGACGACCTTTTTCTGATCCCTACCGCTGAAGTACCGATCACCAATATGTACAGAAACGTAATGCTAAAAGCCAGTGATCTGCCCATCAAAAATACGGCCTTTACCCCTTGCTTCAGAAGAGAAGCGGGCAGTTGGGGAGCACATGTAAGAGGACTCAATAGGCTTCACCAATTTGATAAAGTGGAGCTCGTACAAATCACCCATCCCGATAAGTCCTATGAGACCTTGGAGGATATGAGCAATTACGTTCAGGAGCTGCTTAAAAAACTTGGTCTGCAATATCGGGTACTTAGATTGTGCGGAGGAGACACAGGGTTTACTTCTGCGCTGACCTATGATATGGAGGTATATTCTGCCGCCCAGGAAATGTGGTTGGAGGTAAGTTCTGTGAGTAACTTCGAGACGTACCAAGCCAATCGGTTGAAGTTGCGCTTTAAGGATGAAAATAAAAAGACCATACTCGCCCATACACTTAATGGAAGCGCACTTGCTTTACCCAGAATTGTCGCAGCCATTTTGGAAAACAACCAGACCGAAAAGGGCATCAAAATGCCAGAAGTATTGGTTCCGTATTTGGGATTTGAATGGATTGATTAA
- the rho gene encoding transcription termination factor Rho — MYNIEELKIRLLSELKEIAEELGVKNYKSLKKDDLIYAILDQQAITPEKALPKKKPAKAEVEKPAEETPEKKPEHKPSAEDNKETKPKFKRENVTESKKEDSPKADNKPAKKPKESAKEAPKERKPKRSEAPKPENKPENKPDSKPEGKPDNKAATKPDKTASDENRPRSFRPRRKAVIDEEAQRVATERPQEAEVDLPKRKNFKEPSVEQPSQPSVGHSRKKYASLVKEFDGIIENEGVLEIMSDGYGFLRSLDYNYLASPDDIYVSPSQIKLFGLKTGDNIKGQIRPPKEGEKYFALLKVSSVNGKTTEEIRDRIPFEYLTPLFPEERLNLTTRADNFSTRIVDLFAPIGKGQRGMIVAQPKTGKTVLLQKIANAIAENHPECHLMILLIDERPEEVTDMARSVKAEVISSTFDEQAERHVKVSSMVLEKAKRMVECGHDVVILLDSITRLARAYNTVVPSSGKILSGGVDANALHKPKRFFGAARNVENGGSLTIIATALVETGSKMDEVIFEEFKGTGNMELSLDRKLSNRRIYPAIDVPGSGTRREDLLMEKEEMQRVWILRKLMSDMTSQEAMEFLLQRMKGTRDNAEFLISMNG; from the coding sequence ATGTATAATATTGAAGAACTAAAAATCAGATTGCTATCCGAACTGAAGGAGATAGCAGAAGAACTGGGGGTGAAAAATTATAAATCCCTCAAGAAGGACGATCTTATCTACGCAATCTTAGATCAGCAAGCAATCACCCCAGAGAAAGCCCTTCCGAAGAAAAAGCCGGCAAAAGCAGAAGTGGAAAAACCGGCAGAAGAAACTCCTGAAAAGAAACCAGAGCATAAGCCATCCGCTGAAGACAATAAGGAAACCAAGCCTAAGTTTAAGCGGGAGAATGTAACGGAATCCAAAAAAGAGGATTCGCCAAAAGCGGACAACAAACCAGCTAAAAAACCGAAGGAAAGTGCCAAGGAAGCGCCTAAGGAAAGAAAACCTAAGCGTAGTGAGGCGCCTAAACCGGAAAATAAGCCGGAAAACAAACCTGATAGCAAGCCGGAAGGAAAGCCTGACAACAAGGCAGCGACCAAACCGGATAAAACAGCTTCTGATGAAAATCGACCGAGGAGCTTCAGACCAAGGAGAAAAGCAGTGATAGACGAAGAAGCTCAGCGCGTAGCAACAGAAAGGCCACAGGAAGCCGAGGTCGATCTTCCCAAGAGAAAGAATTTCAAAGAGCCTTCTGTTGAGCAGCCTTCCCAGCCGTCCGTTGGACATAGCAGGAAGAAATACGCATCTTTGGTAAAGGAATTTGATGGCATTATAGAAAACGAAGGTGTCTTGGAAATCATGTCCGACGGATACGGCTTCTTGCGCTCTCTTGACTATAACTACTTGGCTTCGCCGGATGACATTTATGTGTCTCCTTCCCAAATCAAGCTATTTGGGCTGAAGACAGGCGATAACATTAAAGGCCAGATCAGGCCTCCCAAAGAAGGAGAAAAATATTTTGCCCTTCTCAAAGTATCTTCCGTCAACGGAAAGACCACTGAGGAGATCCGTGACCGGATCCCATTTGAATACCTTACCCCATTATTCCCAGAAGAAAGACTAAACCTGACCACGCGAGCGGACAATTTCTCTACTCGAATCGTGGACTTGTTTGCCCCTATCGGAAAAGGACAACGGGGCATGATCGTGGCGCAACCAAAAACAGGTAAAACCGTCCTACTTCAAAAGATCGCCAATGCGATTGCGGAAAACCATCCAGAGTGCCACTTGATGATCCTCTTGATTGACGAACGCCCTGAAGAAGTGACCGACATGGCAAGATCAGTAAAAGCGGAAGTTATTTCGTCCACCTTCGATGAGCAAGCCGAGCGTCACGTGAAAGTATCTTCCATGGTGCTGGAAAAAGCCAAAAGAATGGTCGAATGCGGTCATGACGTAGTGATCCTCTTGGATTCCATCACCCGACTGGCCAGGGCTTACAATACCGTGGTGCCATCCTCTGGTAAAATCCTTTCCGGTGGTGTGGACGCCAACGCACTTCACAAGCCAAAAAGATTCTTCGGTGCAGCCAGAAATGTAGAAAATGGCGGCTCACTGACCATCATTGCCACTGCACTGGTAGAAACCGGCTCTAAGATGGATGAGGTGATCTTTGAAGAATTCAAGGGTACCGGCAACATGGAACTGAGCTTGGACAGGAAGCTTTCCAATAGAAGGATTTACCCTGCGATCGATGTACCTGGTTCTGGTACCCGACGGGAAGACCTGTTGATGGAGAAAGAAGAGATGCAGCGTGTTTGGATATTGAGAAAACTCATGTCCGACATGACCTCCCAGGAGGCGATGGAATTCTTGCTCCAGCGAATGAAAGGTACAAGAGACAACGCCGAATTCCTGATCAGCATGAACGGATAA